The sequence below is a genomic window from Tubulanus polymorphus chromosome 1, tnTubPoly1.2, whole genome shotgun sequence.
TGATATTATTAcgaaagatattttttctaatttgcTACAATTCGGAGATATTTATGATGtacatattttttgtttttcagactgAGTTTAGGGatcatttttacaatataACTAGAATTATGGATTGTGTGGGCTGTGATAAGTGTAAACTATGGGGCAAGCTACAGGTAGGCTCTGCACTTCCATAGGCTGAGATACTTttgactcacaactgtggaagtggatctTGTTGAACATCGGTTGAATTGATATATATCTTACTTGTAGGTAACTGGAATGGGAACTGCGTTGAAGATTCTGTTTTCTAGTACCGAAGGTTCAATGGTTCAACCGAATGATACTAAATTCCAATTGACCCGACCAGAAATAGTAGCATTATTCAATGGATTTGGGAGGTATGAATCTTCAGTTGTAAATTCCTTATACAGTAAACATCGCCTTACTCTGGCATGGTCAACTTGGTCTTTTGAGTGACTCGGACAAAAAGGATATCATATTCTGATTTCCGATCTTAGTTTTTCCGGTCTTTCACTCATTATTTTTCCTGTCTCGGTTTCTCCATCTTGGGCAATGTTTACAGTACTTTGACTatattttttagatatttttctaaagttgatAAATTCgttgtttatttcaggttAGCGACGAgtataaaagaattagaattatTCCGTAAAAAGATCGCTAAAATCAACAGatgaaacagttgaaaatcTGTAGATTTTGAATTAAGCGTTTACCGTAAGATTTGTTAGATTCACACAAGATCTCTTCTTTTAAACTGCCACCAGTGATGCATCATCTCTAGAGGCTTCTCTCTTCAGTTCAACCGAATTTAGCTCTTTCTACTATAAGATTATTTTCTCCGTTTTTGTAGAATTAGGTAGCTATTTAGGATCCTCATAgataaatcaaacaaaattcccGAATCTTACAAAGAGCTCTCACCAACCAGACACAAAAAACTTTCTTGTTAAAATCAtgttaattttgtttatttgtgattgaattttatatgatattaatgattatatattttatagatgttgttgttgtcgtaacaaggaattatttcattgaattaaaCAATTTACTATTTGATCTTCTATTCCAAAAACCTCTGACCTTCCACGTCTGTTGTTTCTTCGTAACAATAAATAGACAAAGCTTCACTACCTGGAGAAGTGTCCTACAGCGAAACCTcattacaacaaacttcacgGGACCAATAGATGTGTtcattataaccgatagtttgtgatatccagtatgaaattacatGTAGTAAAATAGTCCTTTTTGGGATGAAATTGTGGGtatgttataactgatatcTGAGTTCATtataatgaggttccactgtattaaGATAACCTATAGAATGCTAACTGCTTTTCTtccattttatattttcaagtcTTCTCTTTTGTGAATAACTCATGTATTTTTCTCATTCTGTATCATGTAAATTCTAGAATTTGCTGCTTGCTTCGATTTTCCCCTGTAGTTTGATACATACAACGATAGCtatttattgtaaataatgtcaaaattttgatagATTACGAGATTTAATGATATTCTAGTATCAGGGTTTCTTCTTCTTCGAAATAATACATTTCTtgtattcaatttgatattttaatgTAAAGTCTACATGAAGTTTAGATATGAACGTTTTATTCTCGGAGTGTCTGTAAAGATGTTCGTGCGCCAGAATTAGTACTtactagaaatgaaattttaaccCGTGCTTAAATGTTTTAAGTGTGAATGAATTTTATAcgaaattttgaaacattCCGTTGcataaaatgtaatgaaaattcaggaattagattcattaaaaaacaataaatgaAAGTAGCATCGAAATAATCATCGCAGATTAAAACTATCAGTTAAAAGGGAATCATGAGGGGAAGGGAgatgaagataaaccaatttCTGTTAAGGTGGGATGGGCAAAAATATGACAGCTTATTTAGATATTCAAAGATACCGAATAGATTCATAATGGAATGTCGAAGTGTGACAAAAAACATCCAAGTATAACTAAGAGGCCATAACGTGAATGTTGTTAGTAAAATATTGTGGATACACTTTGTACGTATGTGAATGTGTAAATAAAATGCCAAAAATGTTGacaaataaatgatatatttatgactttaagATGATATTGTCGGGTTTAGTTCGTTTGTTTTCGGGTCAGTGGAGTTGATGTCGGTGGTCAGTGAAGTAAGAAGGGATTGATATGAGACGTGTTGCATAGCTTCAAGCTTTTAAACACGGATTGGAAAATGACATGTATATAAAGATGAACAAACGAATTTCAAGTAgttatattttggaatcttTTCATAGGAACATACAAGCTTCTGGTCTCCTAATGGTTGTTACATTTGAAACTAACCAGGCCATGTTATTGATATTCAtgactgaacatccagtcatGGTTGAACAGGTTATGGAGTATAAGGCTTACTTATATGGGAAGATCACTATTAGTAATTGATATTCAAATTGCAACATTGTATCTGAAATGCACATGTGTCATATTGAACACTCATTCCTTGACCAGGAGTCAGATATTCATGGACAATGTAACAGGTGCTAGTTCTGGGACTATCGGTTGTGCATTTTGATTTATGTAAACTAATAACTTTCAGCGTCATCAATGCAGTAATTGTAATGCGTGTAATACACTGAGTTATTATAAACACCTGTGCatacaatacataatataGTACCAGTAGTTGGTACTCTAGAAACACAGCGAGCAACAAAAAGAAAccatcaaattaaaaaaaacaaaaacactaTCTTATTCCCATGAAAAtagatgtttttatttttttttcttgtaaaAATACATCACTGCATGGCAGTAATGATTACACAATATAAATGACCACATATGAATGAGctgacaaaaaaattgaatatccGTTCAAATATTAGAAGTTAACGCTTTATAGGGACAAAATACAACCAATagtctggatccagttctataGTTTTGAGTTAAGTCTTGAAAAAAGataacttcattttcaatgaatttgctCCGAGACAAATCTTAACTtagaaccgtggaactggtttCTGGAAGATGTTGTTAAGTTCATCGCTCTACAAACCAAAAATATGTTCGGTCAATTTCTGATCTACCCAAGAGATGAACGCCAATAGTGTTTTAAGAGTATTAGAGGTATTTTTGTCAATATTACTACATAATTATCTATCCATTAAATTCACCAACACCTAAACCGAAACAAAACGACACAATTCCGGAATTTTACAACACAAAAACTGTAGGAAAAACCTGAACAAATTGCAAGTAGATAAACAGTTTTGATACATGTAAAATATCAGGAATGTTTTatggaaataaatgaataattttttcacaCTAAAATTACAATAAACGTCTGAATTTACGACCGACTGTCGTATAATTTacttaatttaaataaatcaaattgaattaatgtcataaaaacaaaaaatagcAATGAATTTGTGGAGCAACGTTTTCCAACAGCAGGTAAATACATACTTTATAAAATGCACTCTTGGAAGACAATTTTGACTTTGATTTTGCCTTGCTTTACTAGAACTAATCTGGGGCCAATTTATTATATggatttattgcagtttagAATGATTAATTTAGAGACAAGGTTTCATTACCGGTACGTATTTGTTTGCACACAGTTTATTTGTCAAAATGACTAGAAATATTGGACCACTTGTAAAAATCACTGACAAACATTcatcattattgaaacagtTGAAGTAAAAGGATGGTTGAGGAGTTCTAAGGAGTAATAAGTAAGTTTAAGGagtggctgctgctgctgcttgcTCCTCGGGAATTTTTTCCGACGAAACTTCCTGGCCTTTTTTCTGCGCAGCTTTGAATTCCGGGTAATCGATGAAACCATCGTCATTTTTATCCTCCTCTTGTAAAACGCTGTCCACGAGTTCAGAAAGTTCGTTGTCTGTGTATGATTTTGTATCTTGATTTTCACTCGATGAACTACGATCTGCatctgaataaattgaaacaaaatcaattaattccTGAATCTACGAGATTCCTATCTCTTCGTGAAAATGATCAGAAAATTCACCACCTTCACCTGTGGTTCACACATCCAACACCCCCCCTGAGAGTCTGCATGAGAGGACTCATCCCTCCCGGCAGACACCTTAATCACCTCATTTGATCCACACatcaaaaaatattatttacaAATCCCAATTTCCaacatgaataaataaacACACATGAACCGGTCAAACTAGATATGCAATAGTACAAACAGGGTCAACTCTAGTGAGATACGGCAGGGTTTAAGGACAAACACAGCAAAATACCTTCAATATATGCTGATATATATGTGATACATTAATCACCAATCCACTAACGTACAAACATAGTATTAATATAATTAGCTAAATATAAATCAGTTAAAGCTTGTTATAGTTGAATTGATAACAATATTACTATTGATCTAAGTATTTTTTGCAGCCTCTGCATTCTTCACGGTTTCCATATAATGTTTATATTCAGCATAGATTATAAATCCATCATCGTCCCTGTCGCCTCTTCCTAGAATCTCATCCACCGTTTTAGTCAGTTCATCATCAGACGTATCGTTGCCTAGTGATAGGATAATATCAACAATGACTGCCTTGATTGAGGTTTTTCATTCTGGGGGTAATTTTGCcgcaaaaaataaatacatcaaAGATTTCAGGAGTTTCAATCATTAAAACATGATCCACTTTTTCTCTGGTGGGTGGTTTATACATATCAgagaatcaaaaattttccaATCAGATTATAAGATATCTTTAATGGGgctctttcttttcaagagatTCTTCGAGCTACTCATCACCAAtgagaacaacaagacaccaaaaaatcaaattcccTGATGTTCAAAAAATGAGTCCCTGTCAGTAAGAACTGTGCTCTCATTGAGCGTGGTGCTGAAAATAAATGACATACATGtcaatctgaaaatgaaacagtGACCTGTGAATTCATGCATTCTGTGTGTTTGTTTCCGGTGCAAAAACTTCATCACCACAAATAACTGTAAACGTATTTTACCACGATTCTACTATGAAgcttctttttgttttttaagatatcttttgTACTCTATATAAGAAGCACATCCGTCGTCATCAGTGTCAATATAGTTCAAAATTTCATCGACCATTCCTATCAAAGTGCCTTCATTTGAATTCTCCGGTGAAGCTAAGATTTATCAGAAATCATTTTACAAATCTGGTTTTTAATGAATCCCTTGGAACCAGTTTAATTATATAGAGTTGAAATTATAGGTGAATTTCTAACGTTTCTAACActaatatatttatcattatcatcacttaatattgatattattaattatgattagattccaaagacaaaaccaaaaattgaGGAAGATCTGACGTACTGTATGTCCTACCATACTTACTGTAATGAGTAATAGCTTTTACAATTTCTAATCCGTccaatttattatcattgtcatAATCGTGAagtttgaaataatgaaattctaATTCTTCATTGGTCATTTCAGCAGGGTCCTTTTTCACAACTCCAtctaaatgatcttttatatgtctgaaaaatatgaacgatagaaaaatagaattaaatcCCTCCGAAGTTTGACATGTTGACAtgtaataaaagaaaagattgaaattgtttggtATCTCATACTAACTCTTTGTCATGTACATGTGCTGTATCCATAGGATTCTGTATACCCTGCCCAGCATCACCGTGCCCGTGTGGCCCGTGACACTTTACAACTACTATCAATAACACAAATAGTAACGATAATACTTGAATATATAGACTTGAATAAGCCatctggaaaaaataaaaacatatgtTACAGTTGTCTACGTAACACAGGCAGTTTACGTAAGTGAGGGGCTGCGGGAGTGAGAGTGAATCCGGATGGAAGGAGCCAGGAAGGCAAGTTGAATAGAGACGACAGCTTCATTCATCATCTTGCGACTGGTTGCAGAGAAGGTGACGATGGTAGATTTGTTTATTAATAATGCTGATTAAAGAATATCATGCTCAAATTACCTCACTGTAGTTATGTGCAGTTGACCGTGTAGAATATCGATGGTAACAGCCGGTTAAATGTCCAGCTGTTTTATTACTACTGGAGCCAGATcaatcaaatcttttattgcaATCAAGTATATATATCGCGAAAACCTATCGACTGAAATGttcatatattatttgatatttcatttgaagTCGCATaagatttattacaaatttttgCATAAGtataaattctaaaaattaaaatcattaattgAGTTGGTACAGTGATTGTATTAGCAGgaattcaatgatttcaatGGGCTGGCCTTTTCAGTGATTAGTTTGTGTCGGTGCTGTGCCACGACACACCTGATTGCCAGGGTCGGCGTCGATCGATCGGTTTCGAGTCCCGACAATCCGGCGGACGACACGTTTGCCGAGTAGACTAAATTGCCACCAGTCTGGAATTGACTCGCCTCGTTAGCGGATCACGTTCGAATCCCATATAATCCGCCGTACCGCAggaactttttttttcatgttaaTTGTAccgcaaaaacaaataaataacggttataatttaaatatttacacTTTATTCACAATAAACATACATCATTGCCACTATTTATATCGTCACCATTTACCTCGTTTACTCCAATCTTTCGGCTGCCAATGTAAACATTTCGGATCAATGAACACTTTACGTTTAGACATCGCCTTCGCGTGAGATTCAATTGCTTCTTTGGATAAAGTCAGGATATATTGTCCTTTATAATAGTTTATCAGATTCAGATGTTGTAACGTGGAAATAACATCTTCCTTTTTAATACTGGTCATTTCAGAAATCTCGCTGAAAGAGAAAACAGATTCACTGTGACTATATAACcatagaactcaaatcaaattttatttgaattctatgaTATAACTGACTTCTGAGTAAAACTCAAGAATGTTAAATTCAGCCCTTGTGGGTAAAGTTCAGCTGCTAActtaatgatttcaatcatCTATTCAACTactctagtacctagccgtcgttccacaAAGTCTAGGTGTgaaagtgctcatataaggttaattttcgtaGGGAACCGGTAagaacgactggtattcagaccaCCATTCAACAGATCATTGATTTACTTACATGATCGTAATACAAGGTCgttcaccattttcattttctttcattttcattaagatGTCGAGTATAGTCTGAGACCAGTAACTACGATACGACAATAAACCAAGATCCGATAGAGGTTTCTCGGGAGATCCAGTTTTACCTTCGAACTTTGACAGTTCATAACCTAAACGATATAGAAATGCAACACCTCGGTGAATCGCttgtaattcatttcaatgaaactaCGTTGAACTTGAAAACTGGCATCAGATCAAATTTCACATACAAGTCTCAGATTATGTGTATAGATAATAATCAGGGGCAAGCGCAGGAAAAGCCTGTTAGTGCTAACCGTGGTTAGGTATAAATGGGCGCAGGAAAATACTGTCAGGGTTTTCCAGGGCCTACCCCAGACTGTTTGCACTTACTAAATTCTATTAATAGTTTTCCGTATCCTTTTCGCTGATAAGGAGGTAATGTTAAAATACAAGCAACGTTATAATCTTCAGTTGACTCTTTTTCCTggaacaaaatcaaattcatgaattcgAGTTATTTGAGGGGAAAGGTAGACCAAAGTTAGACGAGATTTGAATTCGGGTAGTAGAGTCAGTGTGAACTTACTTTAGAGAAGTAACCGACGATGTGGTAACCTTTTGCGTCACATTCACACATCACATAAAACAGGAATGGATCTGTGTCGTAATATAACGTTTTATGATCGAGGAATAACTTTGCGAGTAAACAGAGATTCTGTGCGTAGGTCTGCaaacaaaacattagaaacatttcatcatctaacagcaaattactattacttcttccattttacattttcacgCAGTTCTCGACAACTTACTTTGTTTTTCCTGCcatcaatttcaaagaatGATATGTTTGATTtacgatatatttcatttcccgGTGGATGTCGATGTAAACATTTAGACTGCAACGAAATCATACAGAAATTATTCATCTATAAACGAATATCTCAATGAAGAGTGACTGTAAATCATTTCTTACCAAATGCCGTTCCAAACATTTATGACTCTTCATATACTTCAAACAGAATTCACAGATAAATACACACGTGGCTTTAGTTAATTCCTGAAAATGTTTGACAAATTAGTAAACCTTTCCAATTAGTTTGAAATGGCCTAACGCATCCTTAGGGAGGGGGCAAAGGAGGCTTAAGTAGCCTAGTAATGATGGGTGGTACTTAATGAACCCCACATATCAGTCAGCTCTGGATATAAGGAATTTCAAAGAAGATAAATCAGATTTTGAGGAAGGTTCATTTTCACTGTACTTTTAAGGAATAAAGGAGTCGACGTAGGGCCCCTAAATTAGAAGTTATGGTTTTATTACCTGAGGATAAGGTGAGAAATACCATGGTTTTATACGGTGTTTCCCGATTTCTATTAACTCTACATTCTTCATACGAGTTACGATATCATCATTGTGAGCCACCATACTTCCGGTTTGTCGAGGTATCTTCGGAATTTCATCATTCTACAGTAAAACGCAGAAACCGAAAGAGAGAATTAAAATAGCGTTTCATCGACTTTAAGACCACGGAGCCAAGTTCTAGAGCAAATGGTTTGTGTTTAAGTTAatgttagttcatttccaatgcaCTAACTGTAGCTAGAGTCAAATATAATTCAACAACTGgggaactgaatccagaaaAGTATTAAAAGTGAACTTACAGATTCAGATTCTTGTTTGATAGGATTTGGGGTCCCCGAACGACTCAATTGTCCATCctgatgaaataaaagaattaaatcacaaataAATTTtcctaaattttgaaatttcagaattcagatatttaggaaaattttgatttatataggCCGACGTTGATTCAATCTATATACCTCTTCATTTGCCTtcctttttctaaaattagcACCTTTCTGTGAAGTTTGTTGTTTCAATAACGAAGATCCATTCTAAAAGCGATAataacaaaaatcattaagaaAGTCCCTTTAAAAACAGCAGATTCAGTGAAACTGAATTTTAGTTTTACCATTTCTCTCTCAGGAGAACAAGGTCTAGATCCATTCTGTGATTTATTATCCTTTATCGGTGTTTTATCTTTTCGAGGCATTTCAAGTCTTTGTAAATCCATGCGCGTTTCCAGAACCCACTCATCCAAACGTTTATtaactgaaatatcatatttacatttattcaaaacttttattaacattagTAAGTGAAAATATTCAGTTGTTTTATTCCGATTGTGGAATTCAATAACTTACAGTCGatgtaatgtatatagtaGACATTTTTCCCGTCTATTTCTTTCTTACTTAAAACTTCAGCtaaatctaaaaaaacaaGAAGAAACGAAAAGTTTATTGACAACAAATTGACAAAGATTCAATTCGGCCTCGGGTTAACACACATGTTTCTCATCTATTCATTGGGGATTAggttgattgattgataaagTTAATTGTCTCTGGGGTAAGGGGTGGTCATATAGGTGATCAGCGATTTTGTTATAGATCACTAATAATACGTAAGATACGGGGATACTTTTATCTTTCGAAATTGgtagatgaaatatttttaccgtccggtgctgccaccttcaTTATAAAACTTACGCCATTCGTCGCTATTTATGAACCGTACAGGCATCCTACACCCTTCGACTATTTCCAACTGTaacataaattaataaaaggaTATTTTAATTAAGATTTTCAGAGATATTCGGGCGTATAAAACCTGAGAATGGAACATTTAAACACGATATTTCTCACTTTTATATCCGCCATTGTTATTGATTCTCCACACACTCGCTTGCCAGTGGCGGATTCTGGTTCCCACTCTGCGGGCTGCGCCGGGCAGCTGGCActtaaattcatattcaaatcaatgtcCATCAATTTCCGAGAAGCGATCAATATATGAACGAATTGAGTAAAACAAgacaaaataataaatgtatAAATGATAGTTTATTCAATTATAAAGATGTAACAATAAGAAATGCACTCTCAGAGAGTATTAATTATGAACACTGTTCAGACATTTTATTCTAGAAATTTGTTTGCATTGAGTTTtagagatttatttcaaaatctccTGTTTTATTACAAGTACGCCTGCCATCCTGGAAACAATCTACACAGATTTTTCACATCCATAGATTCTTGTATTAGCAAGTTCACTTGGCCTTCAATACTGAGTTGAATTCCTTCCTCAATTCCTTGCAGTTTCTGTTGCAACCTCAATAAAACGCGTTCAGACATCTTATTCACGTCTTGATTTCCAATTGCTAAAAAGTTATTTAgaagaaatacaaattcatGAGCTTCAATTGCATGTACTGTTTTTACGATTGTTTTGTCTTTGAAGGTCTCATAATTGCTGCAATAATGTTCATACGTAGACTTACTTTTTGGTTTAGTCGTATCAGCAACATCAAGAAGATCTCTGGTCGTATTCA
It includes:
- the LOC141907265 gene encoding multiple coagulation factor deficiency protein 2 homolog isoform X3, yielding MAYSSLYIQVLSLLFVLLIVVVKCHGPHGHGDAGQGIQNPMDTAHVHDKEHIKDHLDGVVKKDPAEMTNEELEFHYFKLHDYDNDNKLDGLEIVKAITHYTSPENSNEGTLIGMVDEILNYIDTDDDGCASYIEYKRYLKKQKEAS
- the LOC141907265 gene encoding multiple coagulation factor deficiency protein 2 homolog isoform X2, which translates into the protein MAYSSLYIQVLSLLFVLLIVVVKCHGPHGHGDAGQGIQNPMDTAHVHDKEHIKDHLDGVVKKDPAEMTNEELEFHYFKLHDYDNDNKLDGLEIVKAITHYSNDTSDDELTKTVDEILGRGDRDDDGFIIYAEYKHYMETVKNAEAAKNT
- the LOC141909077 gene encoding histone acetyltransferase KAT5-like translates to MADIKLEIVEGCRMPVRFINSDEWHLAEVLSKKEIDGKNVYYIHYIDFNKRLDEWVLETRMDLQRLEMPRKDKTPIKDNKSQNGSRPCSPEREMNGSSLLKQQTSQKGANFRKRKANEEDGQLSRSGTPNPIKQESESNDEIPKIPRQTGSMVAHNDDIVTRMKNVELIEIGKHRIKPWYFSPYPQELTKATCVFICEFCLKYMKSHKCLERHLSKCLHRHPPGNEIYRKSNISFFEIDGRKNKTYAQNLCLLAKLFLDHKTLYYDTDPFLFYVMCECDAKGYHIVGYFSKEKESTEDYNVACILTLPPYQRKGYGKLLIEFSYELSKFEGKTGSPEKPLSDLGLLSYRSYWSQTILDILMKMKENENGERPCITIIEISEMTSIKKEDVISTLQHLNLINYYKGQYILTLSKEAIESHAKAMSKRKVFIDPKCLHWQPKDWSKRGKW
- the LOC141907265 gene encoding multiple coagulation factor deficiency protein 2 homolog isoform X1, with amino-acid sequence MAYSSLYIQVLSLLFVLLIVVVKCHGPHGHGDAGQGIQNPMDTAHVHDKEHIKDHLDGVVKKDPAEMTNEELEFHYFKLHDYDNDNKLDGLEIVKAITHYNADRSSSSENQDTKSYTDNELSELVDSVLQEEDKNDDGFIDYPEFKAAQKKGQEVSSEKIPEEQAAAAATP